Genomic segment of Murdochiella vaginalis:
ATGACGCCATATTTTTTGCTGGAGGAAAAGAGGATGGAAATATTGTGCGATTGGTCCAAAATCGTCGAAACCTTCGCATAATTCAACCCCGCCTCCGTCACTTGGCCGACCAAGCCGGATACGACGTTTTTGGACGCGTCTTGCACGCCTTGCACAACGATATCCCCTTCATGCACTCCGTCCTTTGTCCCTTTATTGATCGTAAAACGCACAAAAGTCGGCGAAGGATCCGACATGGTAATCTCCGCAGGAATAACGGCATGCTCCGCTACATGTTGAAGAGCATATTCATTTTGTAAATAGGGCGCATCGGCAATCACGTTCCGCATGGTGCGCACTTCATCCTTTAAAGCCTGGTTTTCGAGAGTGAGGCGATCTAATTCAGCCTGTGTTGCTTTTGGACCAAGCAGATGATCGTAGACATCCTGAAGAGAGCTGGAAGCCGAGTAAAAAAGCCGATTTACCGGTGAAAGCACCATGTTGAGCAAATTGGACGGCAGCTTGCTGGTCTCCGGATTGCG
This window contains:
- the mreC gene encoding rod shape-determining protein MreC, encoding MIRYKKGKGSRSFLLTVLILVLLILFSNRNPETSKLPSNLLNMVLSPVNRLFYSASSSLQDVYDHLLGPKATQAELDRLTLENQALKDEVRTMRNVIADAPYLQNEYALQHVAEHAVIPAEITMSDPSPTFVRFTINKGTKDGVHEGDIVVQGVQDASKNVVSGLVGQVTEAGLNYAKVSTILDQSHNISILFSSSKKYGVINNRDAERFYGYLLDAQTDVPMGEEIVTSGVGGRYPRGLYLGVVSEVKLAGDGLTKNVSITPAVDFSKLYRVLVVPENRDQEDVAGSVSSSAHSTAKNGNHAYKGGSGE